The genomic segment ACTATCCGTAGCATAGCAAGCTACGCTACTTCCCGTTCGACTTGCATGTGTTAAGCACGCCGCCAGCGTTCGTCCTGAGCCAGGATCAAACTCTCCAGTTCAATCCTTGAAATTTTACTCGAAATACAATTCTCGAATCAAAGAACCAGAAACACAAAACATTGACTCGCCCTGTTCAGTTTTCAAAGAACGTTCCGCCTTGACGGGCATGGCCGCAAATCAAGACGACCAAAATATATTATCATGCCCTTTTTGAATTGTCAACAAAATAACAATTGGTTTTGCAGATTTTTTGCGGATAATGTTCAAATACGCGGTTTCAAGGTCGGGAATAGAATAACGTCGCGTATCGAGGTGGAACCGACAAGGAGCATGATCAGTCGATCCAACCCTATCCCCAATCCACCGGCAGGGGGCATCCCGTATTCCAGTGCCGTAAGGAAATCTTCATCCATCATATGTGCTTCCCTGTCACCTTTCTCGCGGCGAGCAATCTGTTCTTCAAACCTTTTCCGCTGGACAACGGGATCATTGAGTTCCGAAAAAGCGTTGGCGATCTCTTTCCCATCGACAAAAGCCTCGAATCTGTCCGTGAAGCGCGGATCTTCCCGGTTAGTTTTTGCCAGGGGTGAAATCTCTACCGGATAGCCATAGATAAAAACAGGCTGTTCCAGTTTCTCCTCGCAGATATTCTCGAAGATACATGACAACACATGCCCCCAACTGTCATGCATCTCAGTGTCAATATCAATTCCCAGAGCAAGAGCTTCCTTGTATGCCTGGTGTCGATCCTCGATCTTGTTGAAATCCACCCCTGCATATTTTTTTACGGCATCAACCATGCTTAACCGCGGCCAGGGCGGGGTAAAATCAAGCTCCCTGCCCCGGTAACCGATCCTGGTTTTATTGAAGAGGCGGAGGCAGAGACGGGAAACCAGTTCCTCCGTCAAATCCATCATATCGGTATAATCTGCATAGGCTTGATAAACTTCCAACGAAGTGAACTCGGGGTTATGGATGGTCGATATCCCCTCGTTGCGAAAAACCTTGCCCAGTTCATATACTTTTTCAAAGCCACCGACAAGAAGCCTCTTGAGATGAAGTTCAGTGGCAATACGCAGGAACAGGTCTATGTCAAGAGCGTTGTGGTGAGTCTGAAACGGCCTGGCCGCTGCCCCACCGGCAACCACGGACATCACCGGAGTCTCTACTTCCAAAAAACCCCGTTCATTCAGCAATTCCCGGATTTCTTGAATAATAATGCTTCTATGTACAAAGGTTTCTCTGACTTCGTCATTGACAATGAGATCAAGATACCTCTGTCGATAGCGTATCTCGATGTCTTTCAACCCATGCCATTTCTCTGGGAGAGGACGCAGTGCCTTGGAAAGCATGACGAATTCATCGACGCGAACGGTGACCTCTCCCCGCCTGGTGACGAATACCGTCCCCTTTATGCCAACAAAATCACCCAGGTCAAACAATTTGAAAAGCTCAAAGTTATCCTCGCCAACTCCATCAATATTGAGATAAAATTGAATCTGGCCCGTACCATCCTTGAGGTTGCCGAAACATGCTTTTCCATGTTCCCTGATGCTCATTATCCGGCCGGCCAGGGAAATATCCGTATTTTCCAACTCTTCATGATGATCAAGTATCTCCCCGGAACTATGGGTGATGGTGAATTTTTGTC from the Bacillota bacterium genome contains:
- the lysS gene encoding lysine--tRNA ligase, with translation MIYENELIQSRYENLNKLYEKGIKPYGQKFTITHSSGEILDHHEELENTDISLAGRIMSIREHGKACFGNLKDGTGQIQFYLNIDGVGEDNFELFKLFDLGDFVGIKGTVFVTRRGEVTVRVDEFVMLSKALRPLPEKWHGLKDIEIRYRQRYLDLIVNDEVRETFVHRSIIIQEIRELLNERGFLEVETPVMSVVAGGAAARPFQTHHNALDIDLFLRIATELHLKRLLVGGFEKVYELGKVFRNEGISTIHNPEFTSLEVYQAYADYTDMMDLTEELVSRLCLRLFNKTRIGYRGRELDFTPPWPRLSMVDAVKKYAGVDFNKIEDRHQAYKEALALGIDIDTEMHDSWGHVLSCIFENICEEKLEQPVFIYGYPVEISPLAKTNREDPRFTDRFEAFVDGKEIANAFSELNDPVVQRKRFEEQIARREKGDREAHMMDEDFLTALEYGMPPAGGLGIGLDRLIMLLVGSTSIRDVILFPTLKPRI